One genomic segment of Humidesulfovibrio mexicanus includes these proteins:
- a CDS encoding GSCFA domain-containing protein translates to MVLHLEPSAACNLKCETCPGTAWRTGKWIIPKPERLYYPYNEYIALVDGLKEKGIRLQTVILVGLGEPLMNPDLSRMISYTKSVFPDSLLKIDTNAVYPKADAEALVASGLDIIRLGIDGSCQESYSRYRKGGDIQNAFKFMERLVAAKKAAGSGISIVWKYILFEHNNTMAEIEAASEYAQRLGVTLHFETGWSSTPYSKQDPAELNALMERYGWTYRVKARPQAKAPRPDQETTVAPPPPATPKINTVTDHTLETIVGALEKDPKSLPLLIHYARLLRRQNRGQEALGVYLECLDIAPKNRKAHQGAGLLMTRFGKLVEGERHLRMALSLEPEDVVTMKNLVLNLAEQGKEAEVRNLLARLYSLNVTGNDEMRELEKRVDKSLLAKGGLGQSVARYPRYQSMFEDLPSLVREYVLPGYEKITPFIHKNTKVVTLGSCFARSVCAALAELGVRSEWLSFSEDINTTLMNRHVMRFLLEMPDSGFGEQIVHAYNVQFERFRQLIREAGCVVYTLGVAPGVFEKDTDLPTLRRGKALLQGIRSGELSSRMSSVEENVRNFVDIVEMLQRAKPELTIVYTLSPVPLTASFGSPSAVVEDCVSKSVLRVACHEIAKLGLPNLHYWPSFEIAKWLAANTAPTFGGDGNTHHINPNIVQCIVQSFIGTLTSLGRK, encoded by the coding sequence GTGGTCCTGCATCTTGAGCCATCGGCCGCCTGCAACCTCAAGTGCGAAACCTGCCCGGGCACGGCCTGGCGCACAGGGAAGTGGATCATTCCGAAGCCGGAGCGGCTCTATTATCCGTATAATGAATACATCGCCCTTGTGGATGGCCTCAAGGAGAAGGGGATCAGGCTTCAGACCGTCATTCTGGTCGGCCTCGGAGAGCCGTTGATGAATCCTGACTTGTCGCGGATGATCTCCTACACGAAGTCGGTGTTTCCCGACTCTCTGCTCAAGATCGACACCAATGCCGTGTACCCCAAGGCCGATGCCGAAGCCCTCGTGGCATCGGGTCTGGACATCATCCGGCTCGGCATCGATGGGTCCTGCCAGGAGTCGTATTCCCGGTACCGCAAGGGAGGCGACATCCAGAACGCCTTCAAGTTCATGGAGCGCCTGGTTGCGGCCAAGAAAGCCGCAGGCAGCGGCATCTCCATCGTCTGGAAATATATACTTTTTGAACACAACAATACCATGGCGGAGATTGAGGCAGCCTCCGAGTACGCCCAACGCCTTGGGGTTACCCTGCATTTCGAGACCGGCTGGTCCAGCACTCCGTACTCGAAGCAGGACCCTGCCGAGCTCAACGCCCTGATGGAGCGCTATGGCTGGACCTACCGTGTCAAGGCCCGACCGCAGGCGAAAGCTCCAAGGCCGGACCAGGAAACGACTGTCGCGCCGCCTCCGCCCGCTACGCCCAAGATCAACACGGTGACGGACCACACCCTTGAGACAATTGTCGGAGCCTTGGAGAAAGATCCCAAATCCCTTCCGCTGCTCATCCATTATGCCCGGCTGCTCCGTCGACAGAACAGGGGGCAAGAGGCGCTCGGCGTTTATCTGGAATGCTTGGACATTGCGCCGAAGAATCGCAAGGCGCACCAGGGCGCCGGGCTGCTCATGACCCGGTTCGGCAAGCTGGTTGAAGGCGAACGCCACCTCCGGATGGCTCTTTCCCTCGAGCCCGAAGATGTGGTCACAATGAAGAATCTGGTGCTGAATCTTGCGGAGCAGGGCAAGGAGGCAGAGGTAAGGAATCTCTTGGCGCGCCTGTATTCCTTGAATGTAACGGGCAACGATGAAATGCGCGAGCTTGAGAAACGTGTGGACAAGTCGCTTCTTGCAAAGGGCGGCCTTGGCCAATCCGTTGCCCGCTACCCGCGCTACCAGTCCATGTTCGAGGATCTGCCATCCCTGGTCAGGGAGTATGTGCTGCCTGGGTATGAGAAGATCACGCCCTTCATCCACAAGAACACGAAGGTCGTCACCCTGGGATCCTGCTTTGCGCGCAGCGTGTGCGCCGCCCTTGCCGAGCTGGGGGTTCGCTCCGAGTGGCTGTCGTTCTCCGAGGACATCAACACGACACTGATGAACAGGCATGTGATGCGTTTTCTGCTGGAGATGCCGGATTCGGGATTCGGCGAGCAAATCGTCCATGCATACAACGTTCAATTCGAACGGTTCCGGCAGCTCATCCGGGAAGCGGGCTGCGTGGTCTACACCCTTGGCGTCGCGCCCGGCGTATTCGAGAAGGATACGGACCTCCCCACGCTTCGCAGAGGCAAGGCCCTGCTTCAGGGCATCCGCAGCGGGGAGCTCTCTTCCCGCATGAGCAGCGTGGAGGAGAACGTCCGCAACTTTGTGGACATCGTAGAGATGCTCCAGCGCGCCAAGCCGGAGCTGACTATTGTGTACACGCTTTCCCCGGTGCCGCTCACGGCCTCCTTTGGCTCCCCCTCGGCCGTTGTGGAGGACTGCGTGTCCAAGTCCGTTCTGCGCGTGGCCTGCCACGAGATAGCGAAGCTCGGCCTGCCGAATCTGCACTATTGGCCCTCCTTCGAGATCGCCAAGTGGCTGGCAGCCAACACCGCCCCCACCTTTGGCGGCGATGGGAATACGCACCACATCAATCCGAACATTGTGCAGTGCATCGTGCAGAGCTTCATCGGAACGCTGACCTCCCTGGGGCGGAAATGA
- a CDS encoding methyltransferase domain-containing protein, with product MSTIIHIVPDSVSNAGKAYVGSTKDVACRTEFFASRGIKVSEYLCRRWADADALEHLKGADLSRCKYVVFEYETFVESLAYLKEEHPHIRRVVRAHNANLPHFVDYYRGMGRILRDKPNSMAPERFPGCGEALRRYQLDVRCTQLADVMLPICQWEATHYWSRLQGACPAVCVPYYLPEKFGSQLPRQAKSDLFVCFMGTGGLITPLLYDSARNTIELVESLPDHEADSWVFCVTGVLRPKNILGRLNRVVSTGRLPSPMPILAQARIVSILSDLGMGFKTKILEAVEAGCWVMVTPDVARRLPEAVLPHCLVVAADDSGAFRAALKAARTPPPASRANEELRAEAFRAMDGVFAEALPLGRVASVAVMDGATASPLFEPEDKGASGDLPPYLTQIVADGQRAWEVFVEPATRRFNGQPGERRMIHYGCGLGGVVYAAAQAGWRVMGVERSQTFLRIASQAFGPAAEFRAMGGHGEISCDSGWADLVFSEQEVCGLATLDELGSVLSEAFRVLRPGGAFRFFFIPWPWEENSLRSRCANLFWSTASRHYTLELRLRAVAGLPPMVPQMTLRSYDKRTLGYLMLPLWDMDRLLMKAGFAIIKHYRTETTPLGCWITAYRPELLARDKT from the coding sequence ACGGAGTTCTTTGCCTCGCGCGGCATCAAGGTTTCGGAGTACCTGTGCAGGCGCTGGGCGGATGCCGACGCCCTTGAGCATCTGAAGGGCGCGGATTTGAGCCGCTGCAAGTATGTGGTGTTCGAGTACGAGACCTTTGTGGAGAGTCTGGCCTACCTGAAGGAGGAGCACCCGCACATCCGGCGCGTGGTCCGGGCGCACAACGCAAACCTCCCGCATTTTGTCGACTACTACCGGGGCATGGGACGCATTCTTCGCGACAAACCTAATTCTATGGCTCCAGAAAGGTTCCCGGGCTGCGGCGAGGCCCTGCGACGCTATCAGCTGGATGTGCGCTGCACCCAGCTGGCGGATGTCATGCTGCCCATCTGCCAATGGGAGGCCACGCACTACTGGTCCCGGCTCCAGGGGGCTTGCCCGGCGGTCTGCGTACCCTACTACCTGCCCGAGAAGTTCGGCAGCCAACTGCCTCGACAGGCAAAGTCCGACCTTTTCGTCTGCTTCATGGGCACCGGCGGCCTCATAACGCCCTTGCTGTACGATTCGGCGCGCAACACCATCGAACTGGTCGAATCCCTGCCGGATCACGAGGCCGATTCATGGGTTTTCTGTGTCACCGGGGTCCTCAGGCCTAAAAATATCCTGGGACGCCTTAATCGTGTCGTTTCTACAGGCAGGCTTCCAAGCCCCATGCCCATCCTGGCACAGGCCCGCATAGTGTCCATCCTCTCCGACCTGGGCATGGGCTTCAAGACCAAGATACTTGAAGCCGTTGAAGCCGGATGCTGGGTGATGGTGACGCCCGATGTGGCCAGGCGGTTGCCTGAAGCGGTGCTGCCGCACTGTCTGGTGGTTGCGGCCGATGACTCCGGGGCTTTTCGCGCCGCGCTCAAGGCGGCCAGGACCCCGCCCCCGGCCTCGCGCGCGAACGAGGAACTCCGGGCCGAGGCCTTTCGAGCCATGGATGGCGTTTTTGCCGAAGCCCTGCCCCTTGGCCGGGTTGCTTCTGTTGCCGTGATGGATGGCGCAACGGCCAGCCCCCTGTTCGAGCCGGAGGACAAGGGCGCGTCTGGGGATCTGCCGCCGTACCTGACCCAGATTGTGGCGGACGGACAGCGCGCCTGGGAGGTCTTTGTGGAGCCTGCGACCCGGCGTTTTAACGGGCAGCCAGGGGAGCGCCGCATGATCCACTATGGCTGCGGCCTTGGCGGGGTTGTTTATGCGGCGGCCCAGGCCGGATGGCGGGTCATGGGCGTGGAACGCTCCCAGACCTTTTTGCGGATCGCCAGCCAGGCCTTCGGCCCTGCGGCAGAGTTCCGCGCCATGGGCGGCCATGGCGAGATTTCATGCGATTCCGGCTGGGCGGATTTGGTCTTCTCCGAGCAGGAAGTGTGCGGCCTCGCCACCCTGGACGAATTGGGAAGCGTCCTCTCCGAAGCGTTTCGGGTGCTGCGCCCGGGGGGGGCGTTTCGCTTCTTCTTCATCCCCTGGCCCTGGGAGGAGAATTCCCTGCGCTCTCGCTGCGCCAATTTATTCTGGAGCACGGCCTCACGCCATTACACCCTGGAGCTTCGTCTGCGGGCCGTGGCGGGGCTGCCGCCCATGGTGCCGCAAATGACACTGCGCTCGTATGACAAACGGACGTTGGGCTACTTGATGCTGCCCTTGTGGGATATGGATAGGCTGCTTATGAAGGCTGGATTTGCGATCATCAAGCATTACAGGACAGAGACCACGCCGCTGGGGTGTTGGATCACGGCGTACAGGCCTGAACTTCTTGCCCGCGATAAAACCTGA